A stretch of the Gemmatimonadota bacterium genome encodes the following:
- a CDS encoding NAD(P)-dependent alcohol dehydrogenase: protein MTTVRGFAAFKAGGPLEPFEYELGPLGPDEVDLNVDSCGICYSDVSMIDNAWGFTPYPLVPGHEIVGTIRATGERVSHLKVGDVVGLGWNAGSCLWCAECMSGDHHMCASAVSTFIGRPGGYAEQVRAQAQAVFKLPKGVDPRTAGPLMCGGITVFSPFSQFAISPTASVGIVGIGGLGHLAVKFARAWGCHVTAFTSTEAKRAEAQTMGAHEVMLSTDAKAMASAAGRFDLLLTTVNVPLDWEALLGTLKRRGRLHVLGAVTEPLAFPVTSLMMAHRSVSSSPSGSPSDIARMLDFVGRHGITPQTEHFKLDRVNDAIEHLRSGKARYRVVLDR, encoded by the coding sequence ATGACGACAGTTCGGGGATTTGCAGCGTTCAAGGCGGGTGGTCCACTCGAGCCATTCGAGTACGAACTCGGCCCACTTGGCCCGGACGAGGTCGACCTGAATGTCGACAGTTGTGGCATCTGCTACAGCGACGTCAGCATGATCGACAACGCGTGGGGATTCACTCCGTATCCCTTGGTGCCTGGCCACGAGATCGTAGGGACCATCCGTGCGACCGGCGAGCGCGTCTCGCATCTCAAGGTGGGCGACGTGGTGGGTCTTGGATGGAACGCGGGCTCCTGCCTCTGGTGTGCGGAATGCATGAGCGGCGATCACCACATGTGCGCTTCCGCCGTCAGTACGTTCATCGGCCGGCCGGGCGGCTACGCCGAGCAGGTGCGAGCGCAGGCCCAGGCCGTGTTCAAGTTGCCGAAGGGCGTAGATCCTCGAACGGCGGGTCCGCTGATGTGCGGCGGCATCACGGTCTTCAGCCCCTTCTCACAGTTCGCCATCTCGCCGACCGCGAGTGTCGGGATCGTTGGTATCGGTGGCCTTGGGCACCTTGCGGTCAAGTTCGCGCGCGCGTGGGGCTGTCACGTCACGGCATTCACATCGACGGAGGCAAAGCGGGCGGAGGCTCAGACGATGGGGGCGCACGAGGTCATGCTTTCGACGGATGCCAAGGCCATGGCAAGCGCGGCGGGACGCTTCGACCTGCTCCTGACGACCGTGAACGTTCCACTCGACTGGGAGGCGCTGCTCGGAACGCTGAAGCGACGAGGGCGGCTACACGTGCTCGGCGCCGTGACCGAGCCGCTGGCCTTTCCCGTAACTTCGCTCATGATGGCGCATCGCTCAGTGTCCAGCTCGCCTTCGGGAAGCCCGTCGGACATCGCTCGGATGCTGGACTTCGTCGGGCGACACGGGATCACTCCGCAGACTGAACACTTCAAGCTAGACCGGGTCAACGATGCGATTGAGCACCTGCGCAGCGGCAAGGCGCGGTATCGCGTGGTTCTCGACCGCTGA
- a CDS encoding AraC family transcriptional regulator produces the protein MPQLHATSGYVASPLPGLGVVRHTAPTPLEASVYEPVLCLILRGRKRTFSGPAQVDFGPGESLIVSHAIPVVSQVTVSPYLALILSLDVELVRSIDEEIAAGPARRTTGSALALGATDARVLEALGRYVSLAGDASEARILGPLVLKELHFRLCQATHGGTLHDLAREHSVASRIREAVGTIRSSFRVGVSVRDLARVAGMSDSTFFRNFKAVTGNTPLQYLKEMRLLEARRLLSTRGYNVTQAAFEVGYASPTQFSREYSRRFSVPPSVHAQAS, from the coding sequence ATGCCGCAGTTGCACGCGACGTCGGGCTACGTCGCCAGCCCACTGCCCGGCTTGGGCGTCGTGCGACACACGGCGCCGACGCCACTCGAAGCGAGCGTCTACGAGCCGGTCCTGTGCCTCATCCTTCGAGGCCGCAAGCGGACTTTCTCTGGACCGGCACAGGTAGACTTTGGCCCCGGAGAGTCTCTCATTGTCAGTCACGCGATTCCGGTGGTATCGCAGGTGACGGTCAGTCCGTATCTGGCACTGATTCTCTCACTCGATGTCGAGCTGGTGCGCAGCATCGACGAGGAGATTGCCGCGGGACCCGCTCGGCGCACCACCGGTTCGGCGCTCGCACTGGGTGCGACGGATGCGCGAGTGCTCGAGGCCCTCGGCCGATACGTGTCACTCGCCGGGGATGCGTCGGAGGCGCGCATCCTGGGCCCGCTCGTCCTGAAGGAGCTTCATTTCCGACTCTGTCAAGCGACGCACGGGGGAACGCTGCACGACCTCGCGCGCGAGCACAGTGTGGCCAGCCGGATCCGAGAGGCTGTGGGCACCATCCGCAGCAGCTTTCGCGTAGGCGTGTCGGTGCGGGACCTCGCGAGGGTAGCCGGGATGAGCGACTCCACATTCTTCCGCAACTTCAAGGCAGTGACCGGCAACACGCCGCTGCAATACTTGAAGGAGATGCGACTGCTTGAAGCACGTCGGTTGTTGTCGACGCGCGGCTACAACGTGACGCAGGCGGCCTTCGAGGTTGGGTATGCGAGTCCAACGCAGTTCAGTCGTGAGTACTCGCGGCGGTTCAGCGTGCCGCCCAGCGTCCACGCTCAGGCGAGCTAA